The window TCACTAAAACCTGAACTCAACGCTTGTAAATGGGACAGGAGGCTGTGTTGTGAGAAGTTCCCTGCCTCAGACGCTTTTAATGTGAGCTTGTTTCTGTGCAGCCTGCCAATAACTACTGGCTGAGAGCCCTCTTGAAAGCTGTGTCATGGTTTCCAGGTGGTGATGAGGTTTCCCTGCTGTGTGGGAGTTACCTGAAATGCTGTGCAATGCTGCCCACTCTGAAGCAGACCCCTCGTGGTGCagtggctgagctgtgccaccTCGCTGAGAGCTGACATCTCTGGTGAGGATGCAGCACTGCCTTTCACAGCTTACTGGCAAATTCAGATGtggtgttttctgctttgctcaAGTTCATCTGCACCCCACATCACCCACAAGATCAAAACAGTCTGCAGAGAGGGATGTGGTGAAGGAGGTTCAGAGGTATTTCCTTGGCAAATTAGAGCTACAAAGAGGATGTACTGAGGTCTAGAGGGGGGAGGTACACTTTATCTGCATTTTGGGATAGCCTGCAACTCTCATGCAACCTGTTACCCTTGGCTGCTTCTTTAAGGGAGAATGTCTGTCCTGGCGGTGATCACTGCTCACATTGATGCCTTCTGTCCCAAACTGGCACTTCTTCAGGTGAGCAGTGAGGATCagggtgcagcactgcaggttcACCACCTCCTGGCAGTTGGCTGTAAGCAGAGAATGAGATCTGTGTGATTGCCTTGGATCCAGGCCCCCACCgacacagctgggagctgcctggTCGCAGCCAGCAAAGCTGAGGTCCCTGCATGGCCTTTCAGCAGCactctgagctgcagcattaCAGGCCATCCTGCTGGTGGGTGATGCTGGAAATGCTTCAGCTTAGGAGCTGTGATGAGCATTCTGATTCTGCAAAACTATTCTGCTTCGTGAAATACCTACATCCTTTAACTTGGTCTCATTAAATCAGAGTAGGAAATATCTAAGAGCCCTGTCTCTTGCTGTTCCGCTTCCAAGAACTTGTCCAGGTCACAAGGGGAAGGAGTTAAATCTCAGCTGAGTCATTCTGGATGTTTTGGCCATGATCTTTCACCCAGTGTCACTACAGAAAACTGCCAGGGCTGATCAACGTCAGCAGTCAGTGCTGGGCATCCAGCTCAAATAGCAGAGGGAGCAAAAGCTTTGGACCACGTGCATCTGGCAGCTTCAGCAGTGAGTGCTTCAGGTCAGGCAAAGGCTGCCTGCCAAGTGTGGGAAtgtcagcacagcctgctcGTTCCTTCCCCTGCTGCATGTGATTGCGCTCTGAAGCTGAGGGCCAGGAGTAGAGCAAGGGGAGCCCTCCCATGAACCCGGGAGCAgaggtgctgtgctggcagctgtcaCTGCCCAGTGATTTTTTTGGCTCCATTCAGACCAGCAAAGTCCCCGCTGGCAAGATCTCAGAGCTGCAAGGCTGGAAATGTGCAGTGAGGACAACCTGGGGCCATTCCACCACTCATAATCTTGGTTGCTGCTCAGTAACCAACCCCTTGCTCAGCCTCCCTTCCTGCAGGTAGCTTAACTCTGTGGCATGGCTTTCTGTGTGACATTGTGCAGGGGTTAAATGTGTCCATCATACTTTTTTCTGTGGTTTAATTAATAAATAGGTAAAGGATGCTGATGTGCTCTGATAGAGCTCTTATGCCCTACTCCCTgacctctgcactgctgtgcacatAGTTCCCTCTCCAGGGGGCTGCTGCCAGGCACCAAGAGCTGAATCAAAGCCAGTGTTTTCCCCACGTACACTGCCTGCGAGCAAACACAACACACACAGCACTTGCCAGAGATGTGTGGGCTGCTCATGCTGGGCGCCGTCCTGCAGGAGGTGGAGGTAACAAAACGTGCAGCAGCTGCATCTTCCACTGAGTTTCCAGATGTTGCCATATAGATGTTTCCCCAGCAGTGCTTGCAGGTGCTGTAGCATCATCCCCTTTTCCTGTGGAGATGCCAAGATGTGCAGGTGAAATCCTGtctcacagctttgctgcagagcaCCTGAATGGTGGGAACCAGTACTGATGCCGTTCCAGGGAGTgatctgcagagctgtgctgtgtcacAGGGCCATGGACAAATTGCCTTTCTCCACATCTCCCCTCCTCACACAGAGAAAGGTCCTGAAAGGGTGCAGAGGGTGCatgtgggcagagctgtgctcaccGCTCTGTTTATCTTACTTTTCCCACGAGGAACTGTGAAACCACAGAGCAGAGCGTAAGGCTGATTAGCAGTAGcctcagagctggggctggtggtgctgcagctctcactACTGGGCTAGCCTAAAACCTTGTTTTCCTGTGACCTTGGTTTCCAGATCAAATATCTGAGTGCTCACATCCGTTTTAAGTGatgcctcactgtgctgcaggttgcagcagctgctgctgtaccAGGCTATGGAAGACTCATCTTTCCCCTTCGGGTGGTACAGCACAGGTCTTGTGAGCACTCACATGTGAGCCAGTGGATGACTGGGACAAGGAGTGTTGTTTGGGTTCCCCTGGGCCACGTTCCAAGGCACCAGGACAGTTCCCGTGCTAGCGCTTGGTATTTCTGCTCTCAGGGAGGTGATTTAGGGAGCAGCATGTGTCTGGAGAGTCCCTGGAGTAAACAGAACAAGCACAGAGAGCATGTTCCTGTAAATAAAAAGCTGCTTATTAAAGGAAATTGCCCCCTTGCTCCAGCATTAGCAcccctgccctgtgccctgtCCTGTGGCCTCAGCCTTGTGCTGAAGGCAGCTTGGTGGGAAGCTGGAGCAGATGGTGAAGCATTATGAAGGAGCTTTGCCCCCTGCCCCCAGGGCCGCGGCGGCCTGCTCGCAGgcttttctcctgcttctgAATGCAGGGAACAGGGAACAGACCGGGGCCCCTCTTTAGCTGAGAGGCCTCGAGTGACCCCACGCCACTGGGCAGACCCCAGCATGGTGGTGCCTGCAGCCTCCCGCCCCCTGGATGCGGTCTGAAGCAGCGACGCGACACGGACAAAGCCATGCTGCAGGACGGGGCCGGCTGGTGCTGACAGCTCTCGGTGGAGCTGTTTCACACCGTTCTGCGCGCTGTGCGGGCGGTACCTCTGTGCGAGGTGAAAAACAAGGGGCTGCCTCCTGTCTCCGCTGCCGGCAGGGCATGGCGCTCACCCTCTCCTATGTGCTGCTCGccttcctcaccctgctgctcCTGTCCTGGGGTAAGTGCCTGCTCTGTTCTCTCTCCCTGGTGGGAAGCACTGGGACTGTCCCACTTCAGCCCTTTCgctggtttgggtttttttggggtgGATGTTGCTTTGAAACCATTACTCCCTCGCACTGCTCGTGATCCCGTTATGCCGGGTCTCTTCAGAGCCTACTGAAATCAAggcaaaaaagaacaaacagctcctgatgtattttgaaaaagtttCTGGATGCTGAACAGAGAGATGGACAGAAACACCCAGTGGCACTTAACGTGCAGGAGCTTGAGAACATCCGTTTGTTGGACATGATCTAGTGTGCTAAtagccaaaaagaaaataagactgCGAGGTTGTGACAGTCCCTGGGGTGAAATGTTCCCTACTGCTTCCCCACTGCTTATTCATCTCTTGAAATCTTACCTTCTGCAGAGTCATTACTGTCTGGTAGCGCTGGGTAGGAGCTGTGCTCAGCAATGCTTCCTGTTGTTTCTGAGTGGGAATGCACAGGCCACAGTAACTGGGGAGGGGTCCTGAGGCTTTAGGGACCACTGAGCATGCAGATGATTCCCAGGCTTCCTGTGGCTCTGTCTGGAGCTAGAGAGAGAAGATTAGGGCTAGGAATTTCAGTCAGGGCTTCCATGTGCCCTGTGAACCCCCAGAGAGATGAAGGTGGTGGGGCAGCTGTCAGGCCTGCACCAAGGGGCACTTGCACAATAGCTGAAGCAATCACTATGGTGTGGAATGGAGTGTGACTGTTCCCTGCCCAGGAGCAGGAACTGGAGCTCAGGACAGATTTCCagctcttattttctgttttaggTTCAGGGATTCTCAAGAGTCAAGTGGTTCTTGTGACAGTAGGAGAGCCCGTGTCGATGGAGTGTCCTTTCCACAAGTACAACAGCACTAGCAATCCCTTCTATGAGATCCTCTGGAGCCATAGGAATGACTTGAGAAGGGTCCTGCAATTTAGGATGACACGGTCCAATCAGTCCTGTGTGTATGACAGCAAAGGCCACTTCAGCGGCGTTCTGGATTTTGGAAGCAGTGTGAGCTTTCTCAACATCTCAACCGTGCTTATGAATGACACTGGCCCTTACTTTTGCTATGTGAAGATAGGGAACAGCGATCCGACTAGAAAGATGATTTTCCTGCTCGTGAGAGGTGAGTCCGGCTCCTTCTTTCAACACCGCACTCTTGTGTCCCTCAGAACTGTGCTCCTCTCCAGTCTGAGTGGTTTCACAAAGCCCCTGGGAAGTGTTAGCACTGTTGAACTGAGCTCGGTGGACAAGGGACCTGGCCACCCCTATGAACCTCTTTTCTTTGCAGGTCAGCAGCCCTGGGCGGCCCCTGGGGACCTCAGCTACTCTGCAATTCAGGGCAGTAAAGTCACCTTGGACTGTGATTTCCCCACTAACCTGACTGGCAACTTCACAGACCTCTTTTGGCTGCACAAACGAGACCAGAGCCCATCCCGACTCATAGCATGGCACCTCAGGTCCAGTTTCCAGGTTGAGAACGGCAGCATTGGAAGTCGTTTCCAGAGCTCATTAGATCTGGAAAATGACCGGAGCCGTCTCACCATTACTGGGTTGGAAGAGAAGGACAGTGGCTGGTACCAGTGTCAGAGAGGCCTGGGAGAGCCGTCTGGTGGGCAGAGAGGGAGGGGAACCAACCTCACTGTGAAAGGTGAGTGTGTTTCCAGGGACCTCATGGGGCAAGTGAAAATCCTTCTGTGCCTCTTAGCCTTTCTATGTCAGTCATTCCATCTCATCTATGGGTTCAGTGACAGGATGGGTGTGAGTTTTCTCATCTAGGACACATCTTACTGTGCAGGGTGCTCCTCATTCACCTTGCCACCACCCTGTTTGGGGAGCTGGGGGAGTGCAGGTAGGCAAGAGTTGGAGGTGCATCTGCAGCACACTTGTACCTGCATTGCCTGAGGGGGCTGGCAGCCCAAAGTACAAGCTGCTGTTATGGTGCAATGGCAAGGCTTTGCAAAGTCACAGAACATCAGTGCAAGATGCACAGATATATTTAAAGCACCCACACAACCACAGAAGTTCATCTGCGAGGTTATGTGCCTGTTGCTGCAGATGTTATCTGTAAAAGCTGTTGATCGCTGGTGATGTGACTCTTCCATGAACAAATTTAATCTGTACCTAATGACAACATAGA of the Lagopus muta isolate bLagMut1 chromosome 17, bLagMut1 primary, whole genome shotgun sequence genome contains:
- the LOC125701695 gene encoding uncharacterized protein LOC125701695, with protein sequence MRSEAATRHGQSHAAGRGRLVLTALGGAVSHRSARCAGGTSVRGEKQGAASCLRCRQGMALTLSYVLLAFLTLLLLSWGSGILKSQVVLVTVGEPVSMECPFHKYNSTSNPFYEILWSHRNDLRRVLQFRMTRSNQSCVYDSKGHFSGVLDFGSSVSFLNISTVLMNDTGPYFCYVKIGNSDPTRKMIFLLVRGQQPWAAPGDLSYSAIQGSKVTLDCDFPTNLTGNFTDLFWLHKRDQSPSRLIAWHLRSSFQVENGSIGSRFQSSLDLENDRSRLTITGLEEKDSGWYQCQRGLGEPSGGQRGRGTNLTVKGSSSVLLVCLRSAALAAIAPCLYVLYRRYVQLRRQNTLADGLHPHCGPSETTGRETTSREAIYVSTGSTEYSLLTFPGRNPAAGDVGQR